From the Bacillus tuaregi genome, one window contains:
- a CDS encoding DUF2712 domain-containing protein, which yields MKKIKSLKMKLAVAGLTCLMASSIGMSSASAAGNYKDTPFKFYYNGDGSDRFTDMREKRDYTSSYVHNYGSNYGYSVIVYGSKNYSSSGIGTYATAGPIPHVGVGEAKYLPNYVKERGYNYAQLGLMSDSHSASVMAGEWSPDSI from the coding sequence ATGAAGAAAATCAAATCTTTAAAAATGAAATTAGCCGTTGCGGGTCTAACTTGCTTAATGGCAAGTTCTATAGGTATGTCCTCTGCTAGCGCAGCAGGAAATTATAAAGATACACCATTTAAATTTTATTACAACGGTGATGGTAGCGATAGATTCACAGACATGAGAGAAAAAAGAGATTATACTTCTAGCTATGTGCATAACTATGGTTCTAATTATGGATATTCTGTAATAGTGTATGGTTCAAAAAATTACTCTAGTAGTGGTATAGGTACTTATGCTACAGCGGGGCCAATCCCTCATGTTGGTGTAGGTGAGGCGAAGTATTTACCTAATTATGTTAAAGAACGGGGTTATAATTACGCACAACTAGGATTAATGTCAGACTCGCATTCTGCAAGTGTTATGGCAGGTGAATGGAGTCCAGATAGTATCTAA
- a CDS encoding metal-sensitive transcriptional regulator: protein MDPELENEMISEDSCCTPSHGRMSHHSEKTKKNLVTRLNRIEGQIRGIKRLIETDTYCDDVITQISASQAALNGVAKILLEAHMKECVVNRIQEGDMEVLDEVLVTIQKLMKK, encoded by the coding sequence ATGGATCCCGAATTAGAAAATGAGATGATTTCAGAGGATAGTTGCTGTACACCTTCACATGGGAGAATGAGTCATCACTCAGAAAAAACGAAAAAGAACCTTGTGACCCGATTGAACAGGATTGAAGGTCAGATTCGGGGCATAAAAAGATTAATCGAAACGGATACTTACTGTGATGATGTGATTACTCAAATCTCAGCTTCACAAGCAGCTCTTAATGGTGTTGCTAAAATTCTTCTTGAAGCACATATGAAAGAATGTGTAGTCAATCGAATTCAAGAAGGTGACATGGAAGTTTTAGATGAAGTATTAGTGACCATACAAAAATTAATGAAAAAGTAA
- a CDS encoding CueP family metal-binding protein: protein MKLKHFIVIALTFLALVACSANEDNAFEENEEKNIKELVNDYSLRNIKDQSASITSHELIATDRNGNKASYDLPKEEFFVSIAPYIEQTHPUQIHNLTGCQGELVNKEFDVYIEDIEGNVLVDEKLKSQSNGFIDIWLPRDKEYRIEIKYDDKKVESEFSTFENDNTCITTMQLM from the coding sequence GTGAAATTAAAGCATTTTATTGTTATTGCTTTAACTTTTTTAGCATTAGTTGCTTGTAGTGCAAATGAAGACAACGCTTTCGAAGAAAACGAAGAAAAAAATATTAAGGAGTTAGTGAACGATTATAGTCTACGAAACATTAAAGATCAGTCAGCATCTATTACATCACATGAACTCATTGCAACTGATCGTAATGGAAATAAAGCAAGCTATGATTTGCCGAAGGAGGAATTTTTCGTTTCCATTGCTCCTTATATTGAGCAAACCCATCCTTGACAAATTCATAACTTGACAGGTTGTCAAGGTGAGTTGGTAAATAAAGAGTTTGATGTTTATATTGAAGACATCGAAGGGAATGTATTAGTAGATGAAAAATTAAAGTCCCAGTCAAATGGCTTTATTGATATATGGCTACCACGGGACAAGGAGTATCGTATAGAAATTAAGTATGACGATAAGAAAGTAGAATCAGAATTCTCCACTTTTGAAAATGATAATACTTGTATTACAACCATGCAACTAATGTAG
- a CDS encoding ATP-binding cassette domain-containing protein — MYIELKGLTKKISKTTVLDNISLSMEKGKIYGLKGKNGSGKTMLMRAICGLIVPSEGRININGDILGKDISFPKSVGALIENPGFIGSYTGFKNLKILADIKGEIDNNTINDVLLEVGLDPGDKKKYKKYSLGMRQKLGIAAAIMENPELIILDEPINALDEQSTNKVRDILQRRRKEGALIIVSCHDKEELEFLSDEIFIIENGRIIDHQILNKIPRKTKDDCI, encoded by the coding sequence ATGTATATAGAGTTAAAAGGACTAACTAAAAAAATATCTAAAACAACTGTTTTAGATAATATCAGTCTTAGTATGGAAAAGGGGAAAATCTACGGATTAAAAGGGAAAAATGGTTCTGGAAAAACTATGCTAATGCGTGCAATTTGTGGACTGATTGTCCCTAGTGAAGGAAGAATTAATATAAATGGTGATATTTTAGGGAAGGATATTTCATTTCCTAAAAGTGTAGGTGCATTAATTGAGAATCCTGGATTTATCGGAAGTTATACCGGATTCAAAAATTTAAAAATATTAGCTGATATAAAAGGAGAGATAGATAATAATACAATTAATGATGTTCTTCTCGAAGTAGGTTTAGATCCGGGTGATAAAAAGAAATATAAAAAGTATTCCTTGGGAATGAGACAAAAACTAGGAATAGCAGCTGCCATTATGGAAAATCCAGAGCTCATAATATTAGATGAACCTATTAATGCTTTGGATGAACAAAGCACAAATAAGGTACGTGATATTTTGCAGAGAAGACGAAAAGAGGGAGCATTAATAATCGTTTCTTGTCATGATAAAGAGGAGTTAGAATTTTTGTCTGATGAAATATTCATTATTGAGAATGGACGTATTATCGACCATCAAATTCTAAATAAAATACCAAGAAAGACTAAGGACGATTGCATATGA
- a CDS encoding class I SAM-dependent methyltransferase codes for MNTNEKIKRRYNRISSIYEVMDKMIKAEWRLNLLSNISGNVLEVGVGTGANFPFYPTYTKSLTGVDFSKGMLKQAQEKLVKGRYPFPIRLMEADIQELPFPDDMFDTVVSTCVFCSVPDPLLGLKELKRVCKPNGQILLLEHVRSDQMWVGIVMDLLNPLTVRLWGANINRETINTIERSGLKVEMNKNLMGSIFRELSVSPNK; via the coding sequence TTGAATACGAATGAAAAAATTAAAAGAAGATATAATAGAATTTCAAGTATATATGAAGTTATGGATAAGATGATTAAAGCAGAGTGGAGATTGAATTTACTATCTAATATATCTGGAAATGTTCTTGAAGTGGGAGTCGGGACGGGGGCTAATTTCCCCTTTTATCCAACCTATACAAAATCACTAACAGGTGTTGACTTTAGTAAAGGGATGCTAAAACAGGCCCAGGAGAAATTAGTAAAAGGTAGGTATCCATTTCCGATTCGATTAATGGAAGCAGATATACAGGAATTGCCGTTTCCAGACGATATGTTCGATACAGTGGTCTCTACTTGTGTATTTTGTTCCGTTCCGGATCCTCTTTTGGGTTTAAAAGAGTTGAAAAGAGTTTGTAAACCAAATGGACAAATACTGCTGTTGGAGCATGTGAGAAGTGATCAAATGTGGGTTGGTATTGTAATGGATTTGTTAAATCCTTTAACGGTAAGATTATGGGGAGCCAATATTAACCGGGAAACGATCAACACGATCGAACGATCAGGTCTCAAAGTTGAAATGAATAAAAATTTAATGGGGTCTATTTTTAGAGAGTTATCGGTTAGTCCCAATAAATGA
- a CDS encoding heavy metal translocating P-type ATPase, whose translation MSEKVIENQFQVTGMTCAACATRIEKGLKKMDGVKDANVNLALEKAMVQFDPVMMSPSDITKKVRDLGYDVVTEKRELVLTGMTCAACATRIEKGLNKVDGVLQATVNLALEKASVEYNPSAVTTKELVQKVENLGYGAMVKSDENEKEAVDYRQKEIEKQTGKFIFAAILSLPLLWSMVGHFSFTSFLWVPDAFMKPWVQMALATPVQFFIGKQFYVGAYKSLKNKSANMDVLVALGTSAAYFYSVYLAIESLGSNAHSVGLYFETSAVLITLIILGNLFEAKAKGRSSEAIKKLMGLQAKTATVIRNGIETTIPLEDVVAGDILLVKPGEKVPVDGEVLEGTSALDESMLTGESVPVDKTVGDSVIGATINKNGFLKIKATKVGKETALSQIIKIVEEAQGSKAPIQRMADQISGIFVPIVVGIAVITFIIWYFWADPGNFTAALVNLIAVLVIACPCALGLATPTSIMAGTGRAAEYGILFKGGEHLEMTHKVNTVILDKTGTITNGEPVLTDVITEQDETEFLSLVGSAEKQSEHPLAQAIVEGIVEKSIQFKDVSDFENIPGYGIKTVVDGKVVLVGTRRLMKKYNVEIDNVLDKMEDLEKQGKTAMLAAVDGRYAGIVAVADTIKETSTSAIKRMKDMGLEVIMITGDNKDTANAIAKQAGVDHVIAEVLPEGKAEEVKKLQAQDKKVAMVGDGINDAPALATADIGMAIGTGTDVAMEAADITLIRGDLNSIPDSILMSHKTMRNIKQNLFWALAYNSIGIPIAAFGFLAPWLAGAAMAFSSVSVVLNALRLQKVKL comes from the coding sequence ATGAGCGAAAAAGTTATTGAAAATCAATTCCAAGTAACTGGCATGACCTGTGCAGCCTGTGCAACAAGAATTGAAAAAGGGCTGAAAAAAATGGATGGAGTCAAGGATGCCAATGTAAACCTTGCTTTAGAAAAAGCCATGGTCCAGTTTGACCCTGTTATGATGAGTCCTTCAGATATAACGAAAAAGGTAAGAGATCTTGGATATGATGTTGTAACAGAAAAAAGGGAATTGGTACTAACTGGTATGACTTGTGCAGCCTGTGCAACAAGAATTGAAAAAGGTCTTAATAAAGTCGATGGTGTTCTGCAAGCAACTGTTAATTTGGCTTTAGAAAAGGCATCTGTAGAATATAATCCATCAGCAGTTACAACAAAAGAGTTAGTTCAAAAGGTTGAAAATCTCGGCTACGGAGCGATGGTAAAAAGCGATGAAAATGAAAAAGAGGCCGTAGATTATCGTCAAAAAGAGATTGAAAAACAGACAGGGAAGTTTATATTCGCAGCTATTTTATCACTTCCGTTACTGTGGTCTATGGTAGGACATTTTAGTTTTACTTCTTTCCTTTGGGTGCCAGATGCATTTATGAAGCCATGGGTACAAATGGCCTTGGCAACACCTGTACAATTCTTTATTGGAAAACAATTTTATGTTGGAGCCTATAAGTCATTGAAAAATAAGAGTGCCAATATGGATGTACTCGTAGCTCTTGGTACATCGGCTGCTTATTTTTATAGTGTTTATTTAGCAATAGAATCGCTTGGAAGTAATGCACATTCAGTTGGACTTTATTTTGAAACAAGTGCTGTCTTAATCACATTAATTATTCTTGGAAACCTATTTGAAGCAAAAGCAAAAGGACGTTCATCAGAAGCGATTAAGAAATTAATGGGACTACAAGCAAAAACAGCAACAGTCATTCGAAATGGAATCGAAACCACTATTCCTTTAGAAGATGTTGTGGCTGGCGATATTTTATTAGTAAAGCCTGGTGAGAAAGTTCCTGTTGATGGAGAAGTTTTGGAAGGGACCTCAGCACTGGATGAATCAATGCTCACTGGTGAAAGTGTCCCCGTAGATAAAACAGTTGGAGATAGTGTAATAGGGGCAACTATTAATAAAAATGGATTTTTGAAAATTAAAGCGACAAAAGTAGGAAAGGAAACAGCCCTATCGCAAATCATTAAAATTGTAGAGGAAGCACAAGGATCAAAAGCTCCAATTCAACGGATGGCTGATCAAATTTCCGGTATCTTTGTTCCAATTGTGGTGGGAATAGCGGTTATTACATTTATCATCTGGTATTTCTGGGCTGATCCAGGAAACTTTACTGCAGCCCTAGTAAACCTAATTGCCGTTCTTGTCATTGCATGTCCATGTGCTTTAGGTCTAGCAACACCAACCTCCATTATGGCAGGAACCGGTCGAGCTGCCGAATATGGGATTCTATTTAAAGGTGGAGAACACCTTGAAATGACTCATAAAGTCAATACAGTCATTTTAGACAAAACAGGAACGATCACAAATGGTGAACCTGTTTTAACAGATGTGATAACGGAGCAAGATGAGACAGAGTTCTTATCTCTTGTTGGTTCGGCTGAAAAACAATCAGAGCATCCTCTTGCACAAGCAATTGTTGAAGGAATCGTAGAGAAATCCATCCAGTTCAAAGATGTTTCTGATTTTGAAAATATACCTGGATATGGAATCAAAACGGTAGTGGATGGAAAAGTGGTTCTTGTAGGAACTCGTCGTCTTATGAAAAAATACAATGTCGAGATTGATAATGTATTAGATAAGATGGAAGATCTTGAGAAACAAGGGAAAACAGCTATGTTAGCAGCCGTTGATGGAAGATATGCAGGGATTGTTGCAGTAGCAGATACAATTAAAGAAACATCTACTTCCGCCATTAAACGGATGAAAGACATGGGACTTGAAGTGATTATGATTACGGGTGACAACAAAGATACGGCAAATGCAATTGCAAAACAAGCTGGAGTTGATCATGTAATTGCCGAAGTTCTCCCAGAAGGGAAAGCAGAAGAAGTGAAGAAACTTCAAGCTCAAGATAAAAAAGTGGCCATGGTCGGGGATGGAATTAATGATGCCCCAGCACTTGCTACTGCTGATATTGGTATGGCTATTGGTACGGGTACAGATGTAGCGATGGAAGCAGCCGATATTACCTTGATCCGTGGGGATTTGAACAGTATTCCAGACTCCATCTTAATGAGCCATAAAACAATGCGAAATATTAAGCAAAACCTTTTCTGGGCCTTAGCTTATAATTCAATTGGCATTCCAATTGCGGCGTTTGGATTCTTAGCTCCATGGCTTGCCGGTGCTGCAATGGCATTTAGCTCTGTTTCGGTTGTACTCAATGCTCTACGATTACAAAAGGTCAAACTATAG
- a CDS encoding YdhK family protein — protein sequence MQKKGKRSILFILLASLLLVLGACSNATDEEQDTNGKTENTNQGTTTNEEENEESSNGEEEMEGMDHAGMNHSGSSEVPEGLEEAENPTYPVGSKAIIHANHMPGMDGAEATISGAFDTTVYTVTYTPTTGGEPVEDHKWVIHEELENAGDESFQTGDEVVLNAEHMEGMKGATATIDSAEQTTVYMVDYTDTETGEKVTYHKWVTESELSPVE from the coding sequence ATGCAGAAAAAAGGTAAACGATCAATTTTATTTATTTTGTTAGCTTCACTATTGCTAGTGCTTGGTGCATGTTCAAACGCAACCGACGAAGAACAAGATACTAACGGAAAAACAGAAAATACAAACCAGGGAACAACAACAAACGAAGAGGAAAATGAGGAATCAAGTAATGGAGAAGAAGAAATGGAGGGAATGGATCATGCTGGAATGAATCACTCTGGTTCAAGTGAGGTACCTGAAGGCTTAGAGGAAGCAGAGAATCCAACGTATCCGGTTGGAAGCAAGGCAATTATTCACGCAAATCATATGCCAGGAATGGATGGAGCTGAAGCCACAATCTCTGGAGCCTTTGACACGACGGTTTATACAGTTACATATACGCCTACAACTGGCGGAGAACCAGTCGAGGATCATAAATGGGTCATTCATGAGGAACTTGAAAATGCGGGTGATGAATCGTTTCAAACAGGTGATGAAGTGGTATTAAATGCAGAACATATGGAAGGTATGAAAGGTGCAACTGCAACAATTGATTCTGCTGAACAAACAACAGTCTATATGGTAGATTACACGGATACTGAAACAGGGGAAAAGGTAACGTATCACAAATGGGTAACAGAAAGTGAATTATCTCCAGTAGAATAA
- a CDS encoding DUF2933 domain-containing protein: MEWLQLLILLICPLMMIFCMKGMFGHKNHDHHSHSSNNLNDKMLNLELENKKLREEIEALSAMVKKES; encoded by the coding sequence ATGGAATGGCTACAATTATTGATCTTATTAATTTGTCCCTTGATGATGATTTTTTGTATGAAAGGGATGTTTGGTCACAAAAATCATGACCATCATTCACATTCTTCAAACAATTTGAATGATAAAATGCTAAATCTTGAGTTGGAGAATAAAAAGTTAAGAGAAGAAATTGAAGCTCTTTCTGCAATGGTGAAAAAGGAATCATGA
- the copZ gene encoding copper chaperone CopZ, with amino-acid sequence MEKVTLNVEGMSCGHCVKSVEGSVGALNGVSSVKVDLENKKVDVEFNQAEVTLDKIKETIDDQGYEVK; translated from the coding sequence ATGGAAAAAGTAACTTTAAATGTAGAAGGTATGTCTTGTGGACATTGCGTGAAATCAGTAGAAGGAAGCGTTGGAGCACTTAATGGAGTTTCAAGTGTAAAAGTCGATCTGGAGAATAAAAAAGTAGACGTTGAATTTAATCAAGCTGAGGTAACATTAGATAAAATCAAGGAAACCATTGATGATCAAGGATACGAAGTAAAGTAA
- a CDS encoding urease accessory protein UreH domain-containing protein, which translates to MYEFFSKISYMLSQPFYNMVNTTEGIPILFAFVLGIVGALTPCQFTGNLGAITLYGNKSVQKQIAWKEIIFFILGKIFVFTILGITVWMLGNEFKSILALYFPWFRKVVGPILILIGLFMLDVIRFYKSFVLGSIPEKFIKKGNFGAFLMGVSFTLGFCPTMFVLFFVTLMPATISVSYGVILPAIFAIGTSLPLLITLFLIWYFELSGKLVKKKGRKIGVIVQKLAGITLLILGVLDTLTYW; encoded by the coding sequence ATGTATGAATTCTTTAGCAAAATAAGCTATATGCTCAGTCAACCATTTTATAATATGGTCAATACAACAGAAGGAATTCCTATTTTATTTGCTTTCGTTTTAGGGATTGTGGGGGCCTTAACACCCTGTCAATTTACTGGGAACCTAGGTGCTATTACATTATACGGAAATAAATCAGTACAGAAACAAATAGCTTGGAAAGAAATTATATTTTTTATTCTTGGTAAAATCTTTGTTTTTACTATTCTAGGTATTACTGTGTGGATGCTCGGAAATGAGTTTAAATCCATCTTAGCCCTATACTTTCCATGGTTTAGAAAAGTTGTTGGACCTATATTAATCCTGATTGGTCTTTTTATGCTCGATGTTATTCGATTCTATAAATCTTTCGTTTTAGGATCAATACCAGAGAAATTTATAAAAAAGGGCAACTTTGGTGCTTTTCTAATGGGAGTGAGTTTTACCCTTGGATTCTGTCCGACTATGTTTGTTTTATTTTTTGTAACATTAATGCCTGCTACAATATCTGTATCATATGGAGTCATTCTTCCTGCCATTTTTGCAATAGGAACATCATTACCACTTTTAATAACCCTATTCCTCATTTGGTATTTTGAGTTAAGTGGGAAGTTGGTTAAGAAAAAAGGTAGAAAGATTGGTGTAATCGTTCAAAAATTAGCAGGAATAACCCTGCTAATTTTAGGTGTTTTAGACACATTGACTTATTGGTAA
- the lgt gene encoding prolipoprotein diacylglyceryl transferase, with amino-acid sequence MDYLQPLDRVAIEFGPFTIYWYGIIIGIGILLGWVFATREAKKLGLSKDTFSDLLLWVIPISIVSARIYYVLFKWDYYSQNPGQIFAIWEGGIAIHGALIGGVVTAVVFANKKGISFWKLADISAPSIILGQAIGRWGNFMNQEAHGTEVTRGFLEGINLPDFIINQMYINGSYYHPTFLYESLWNLLGFVLLLIVRRLNIKRGELFLIYVIWYSIGRFFVEGLRTDSLMLTDSLRIAQVVSLSLIGIAVILIWFRRWKGYAKLQYGKRSN; translated from the coding sequence ATGGATTATTTACAGCCACTAGATAGAGTAGCAATTGAATTTGGACCATTTACAATATACTGGTACGGTATTATCATCGGAATAGGTATATTATTAGGTTGGGTATTTGCAACAAGGGAAGCAAAAAAATTAGGGCTTTCTAAAGATACATTTTCTGATTTATTGCTTTGGGTTATTCCAATCTCAATAGTAAGTGCTAGGATTTACTATGTTCTTTTTAAATGGGACTATTATTCTCAAAATCCTGGGCAAATATTTGCGATTTGGGAAGGTGGCATTGCCATACATGGAGCTTTAATTGGTGGTGTTGTAACAGCCGTTGTTTTTGCCAATAAAAAGGGAATTTCATTTTGGAAATTGGCTGATATTTCCGCACCGAGTATTATTCTTGGGCAGGCAATAGGACGTTGGGGAAACTTCATGAATCAAGAAGCACACGGAACTGAAGTAACGAGGGGCTTTTTAGAAGGTATAAATCTGCCAGATTTTATTATTAATCAGATGTATATAAATGGTTCTTATTATCATCCAACATTCTTGTATGAGTCATTATGGAATTTATTGGGGTTTGTTCTATTACTAATTGTAAGAAGACTTAATATAAAGCGTGGTGAACTTTTTCTTATCTATGTTATTTGGTATTCGATAGGGAGATTCTTTGTAGAAGGTTTGAGAACTGATAGTTTGATGTTAACAGACTCTTTGAGAATCGCTCAAGTCGTCTCATTATCATTAATTGGAATAGCAGTAATCTTAATTTGGTTTAGACGTTGGAAAGGATATGCAAAGTTACAGTACGGAAAAAGGTCAAATTAA